A section of the Oncorhynchus gorbuscha isolate QuinsamMale2020 ecotype Even-year linkage group LG04, OgorEven_v1.0, whole genome shotgun sequence genome encodes:
- the LOC124033062 gene encoding extracellular matrix organizing protein FRAS1-like produces the protein MWRPDSCQECQCFSDITVCQLATCLNPHCDYQRGERLRIPPNQCCPECLPSSQGSCQHDEAVYGHDSQWSSPQCQVCVCSEGSVSCRQRPCPPLSCPPDQTAFTPAGDCCPKCVHSGASCSWDDYEYRDGEEWRPSPCSKCVCMNGRPQCFTAECQPVACKQHESLVIQPGQCCPQCLPTSCLSAGREHKGLFLFN, from the exons ATGTGGAGACCAGACTCCTGTCAGGAGTGTCAATGCTTCAGTGACATCACCGTCTGTCAACTTGCTACCTGCCTCAACccacactgtgactaccagagg ggaGAGCGATTGAGGATCCCTCCCAACCAGTGTTGTCCAGAGTGCCTGCCCTCCTCCCAGGGCTCATGTCAGCATGATGAAGCTGTTTATGGG catgacaGTCAGTGGAGTTCCCCCcagtgccaggtgtgtgtgtgttctgagggTAGTGTATCCTGTAGACAGAGACCCTGTCCTCCTCTCAGCTGCCCCCCAGACCAGACCGCCTTCACCCCCGCTGGAGACTGCTGTCCCAAGTGTGTCCACAGTGGAG CATCCTGTTCCTGGGATGACTATGAGTACAGGGATGGGGAGGAGTGGAGGCCCAGCCCGTgctctaagtgtgtgtgtatgaacggACGACCTCAGTGCTTCACCGCAGAGTGTCAGCCTGTCGCCTGCAAACAG CATGAGAGTCTGGTGATCCAACCAGGACAGTGCTGTCCACAGTGTCTCCCCACCTCCTGCCTGTCTGCTGGGAGGGAGCACAAG GGTTTGTTTTTGTTTAACTAA